In a genomic window of Salegentibacter salegens:
- a CDS encoding TonB-dependent receptor, translated as MKLSNSLVMFFLLAIQISFAQNTGAIKGNVVNNAANPLSNVNVEVKGLQIGDETNNRGEFTLRNIPKGNYTLQISYVGYETQNLKISVQPGATTNIPSIVLIGKQEELGTVVLRGNGNGNKFTRNTSVSVAKMPLKKIENPQVYNNITSELLKEQVITNFDDAIKNASGLTKLWESTGRGNDGAGYFSLRGFPVQPNLVNGLPALTNGSPDPANMENIEVIKGPSGTLYGSSLVSYGGLINITTKKPYNYFGGNISYTLGSFGLNRVTADVNTPLDETGDVALRVNTAYHTENSFQDAGFNKSLFVAPSLSYKVNDKLSFFINTEFYDSESTNPLMLFVDRGAPLSATNIEELGYDNNKSYTSNDLTVENPTFSLQAQMNYKLSESWTSQTAVSTGSAKALGNYSYLYESTQFNQGREEVPGDVTNLDEGLVFTRYISNQNSTTISNDIQQNFIGDFEIAGMRNRTVVGLDYFNRKVIDNNSGYVANGEVYIGNASLQNVNESVYDIYEPANYITDNDSGILSKEGTAGLLENVNRNNSIAEEDIYSAYISNVLNFTPQLALMTSLRLDQFETETNSQTALSPKFGLVYQPVLDKVALFANYMDGFSNVGPRQVDNLETGETRTIVFDPERAKQFEVGTKLNLLKNHLSATLSYYDIQVSNMVMQDAENPFNLVQDGEQYSRGFEASITASPFEGLNLIAGFSHNDSELTESDQLDFLGRRPESAGPETLANFWASYRFTQGNLEGFGVGFGGNYASDNMIFNRQTAGVFTLPSYTILNASLFYNVDKFGINLKLNNLANEEYYTGWSTINPQRPRNFAASLTYNF; from the coding sequence ATAATAGGGGAGAATTTACGTTAAGAAATATTCCGAAAGGAAATTATACTTTGCAAATTTCTTATGTAGGTTATGAAACCCAAAATTTAAAAATAAGCGTGCAGCCTGGCGCAACTACTAATATTCCATCTATTGTTTTAATAGGTAAGCAGGAAGAATTAGGTACTGTAGTGTTGAGAGGAAATGGGAACGGTAATAAATTTACCCGAAATACCAGCGTAAGTGTAGCAAAAATGCCACTTAAGAAAATTGAAAATCCGCAGGTATATAATAATATCACTTCAGAGCTTTTAAAGGAACAGGTGATTACAAATTTTGATGATGCGATTAAAAACGCTTCAGGGCTTACTAAGCTTTGGGAATCTACCGGCCGTGGAAACGATGGTGCGGGGTATTTTTCGCTTAGAGGCTTTCCTGTACAACCAAACCTGGTTAATGGATTACCTGCACTAACTAACGGCAGCCCAGATCCTGCAAATATGGAAAATATTGAAGTTATTAAGGGGCCATCGGGAACTCTTTATGGAAGTAGCCTTGTTTCCTATGGTGGTTTAATTAATATTACAACTAAAAAACCTTATAATTATTTTGGTGGAAATATTTCTTACACCCTGGGAAGTTTTGGACTAAACCGTGTAACTGCCGATGTAAACACACCGCTTGATGAAACGGGTGATGTAGCTTTAAGAGTAAATACTGCTTACCATACCGAAAACAGTTTCCAGGATGCAGGCTTTAATAAGTCTCTATTTGTAGCGCCTTCGTTAAGCTATAAAGTAAATGATAAACTTTCATTTTTTATAAATACTGAATTTTACGATTCTGAAAGTACAAATCCTTTAATGTTGTTCGTAGATCGAGGTGCACCGCTTAGCGCTACCAATATTGAAGAATTAGGTTATGATAACAATAAGTCTTACACCAGTAACGATCTTACGGTAGAGAATCCTACGTTTAGCCTGCAGGCGCAAATGAATTATAAACTTTCAGAAAGCTGGACTTCACAAACGGCGGTTTCTACAGGTTCGGCAAAAGCACTAGGTAACTATTCTTATTTATATGAATCTACTCAATTTAATCAGGGTAGAGAAGAAGTACCAGGAGATGTAACAAACTTAGACGAAGGTCTTGTTTTTACACGCTATATAAGCAATCAAAATTCTACGACGATAAGTAATGATATTCAACAGAACTTTATCGGGGATTTTGAAATCGCCGGAATGCGCAATCGTACCGTGGTTGGCTTAGATTATTTCAATAGAAAAGTAATTGATAACAATAGCGGATATGTTGCAAATGGCGAGGTTTATATTGGTAATGCAAGCTTGCAAAACGTAAACGAAAGTGTTTATGACATCTATGAGCCAGCAAATTATATTACAGATAACGATAGCGGAATTCTAAGTAAAGAAGGCACGGCCGGTTTATTGGAAAACGTTAATAGAAATAATAGTATTGCTGAAGAAGATATTTACAGTGCCTACATTTCTAACGTACTTAATTTTACTCCGCAGCTTGCTTTAATGACGAGCTTAAGATTAGACCAGTTTGAAACTGAAACCAATAGCCAAACGGCACTTTCCCCAAAATTTGGATTGGTTTATCAGCCGGTTTTAGATAAAGTAGCGCTTTTCGCAAATTATATGGATGGTTTTAGCAACGTGGGCCCAAGACAGGTAGATAACCTGGAAACCGGAGAAACAAGAACCATAGTTTTTGATCCTGAAAGAGCAAAACAATTTGAAGTGGGAACAAAATTGAACCTACTCAAAAATCATCTTTCTGCCACTTTAAGTTACTACGATATCCAGGTTTCTAATATGGTAATGCAGGATGCTGAAAATCCTTTTAATCTTGTTCAGGATGGAGAACAATACAGTCGTGGTTTTGAAGCGAGTATTACCGCCAGCCCTTTTGAAGGTTTAAACTTAATCGCAGGATTTAGCCATAATGATAGCGAATTAACCGAATCTGATCAGTTAGATTTCCTTGGAAGAAGACCGGAATCGGCAGGGCCTGAAACTTTAGCTAATTTTTGGGCGAGTTACCGTTTTACACAGGGGAATCTTGAAGGTTTTGGTGTTGGTTTTGGAGGAAACTACGCGAGTGATAATATGATCTTTAATCGCCAGACTGCGGGAGTTTTTACCCTGCCTTCTTATACTATTTTAAACGCTTCGTTATTCTATAATGTAGATAAATTTGGAATTAACCTGAAGTTGAATAATCTTGCCAACGAAGAATATTATACCGGTTGGTCTACAATAAACCCACAAAGACCAAGAAACTTTGCGGCGAGTTTAACTTATAATTTCTAA